The following are encoded in a window of Caldicellulosiruptor danielii genomic DNA:
- a CDS encoding DsrE family protein encodes MNELKVIFHINESNRWKIVLVNITNLLNDVGQDNVNIEVVVNGEAVSIFKNGCQPTECSGSCYGSTNESLLEQMEKLSEVGVNFVVCRNSLKGQSIDENSLPDFVTVVPAGITEIVRKQAEGYAYIKP; translated from the coding sequence ATGAACGAATTAAAGGTGATCTTCCATATCAACGAGTCTAACAGGTGGAAGATAGTACTTGTAAACATCACCAATCTTTTAAATGACGTTGGGCAAGACAATGTTAACATTGAAGTAGTGGTTAATGGTGAGGCAGTCTCTATTTTTAAGAATGGATGCCAACCAACTGAGTGTAGTGGTTCGTGCTATGGATCAACTAATGAATCACTTTTGGAGCAGATGGAGAAATTATCAGAGGTAGGAGTAAACTTTGTAGTGTGTCGAAATTCCCTCAAAGGCCAGTCTATCGACGAAAACAGTCTTCCTGATTTTGTGACAGTTGTGCCAGCTGGCATAACAGAAATTGTCAGGAAACAGGCAGAGGGGTATGCCTATATTAAGCCTTAA
- the larE gene encoding ATP-dependent sacrificial sulfur transferase LarE produces the protein MDIIIDETLQEKYEKLKNYIKSLGSLAIAYSGGVDSTFLVKVAYDVLEDRVIAVTATSSTYPKRELNDAIKFIKQIGAKHIVIESEELEIEGFNKNPVDRCYYCKKELFEKIWKVAKAHGIEYVADGSNFDDLNDFRPGMKAACELNVVSPLKVAGLTKEDIRKLSKELGLPTWDKPAFACLSSRIPYGERITKEKLSMIEKAEEYLLGLGFKQVRVRYHQDKLARIEIGKDEMEKFLDIKLIESVRNKFKELGFLYITLDLEGYRTGSMNLSLNLNL, from the coding sequence ATGGATATCATAATAGATGAAACATTACAAGAAAAATATGAAAAATTAAAAAACTATATCAAAAGCTTAGGAAGCCTTGCAATTGCTTATTCAGGTGGAGTTGATAGTACCTTTTTAGTCAAAGTTGCTTATGATGTTTTAGAAGATAGAGTTATTGCTGTGACTGCAACATCCTCAACCTATCCAAAAAGAGAACTCAATGATGCAATAAAATTCATAAAACAAATAGGAGCAAAACACATAGTCATAGAATCAGAAGAGCTTGAAATTGAGGGATTCAATAAAAACCCTGTTGATAGATGCTATTACTGCAAGAAGGAGCTTTTTGAAAAGATATGGAAAGTAGCAAAGGCACATGGAATTGAGTATGTTGCGGATGGTTCAAACTTTGATGATTTGAATGATTTTAGACCTGGCATGAAGGCTGCATGTGAGCTTAACGTTGTAAGTCCACTTAAAGTTGCTGGGCTTACAAAAGAGGATATTAGGAAATTGTCAAAAGAGTTGGGACTTCCAACATGGGACAAACCTGCCTTTGCATGCCTTTCTTCACGCATACCTTACGGAGAAAGAATAACAAAAGAAAAATTGAGCATGATAGAAAAAGCTGAGGAATATTTACTTGGACTTGGGTTTAAGCAGGTGAGGGTAAGGTATCATCAAGACAAACTTGCACGAATAGAAATAGGTAAGGATGAGATGGAGAAGTTTTTAGATATTAAGTTAATAGAGAGTGTTAGGAATAAGTTTAAAGAGTTAGGTTTTTTGTATATTACTTTGGATTTAGAGGGGTACAGAACAGGGAGTATGAATTTGAGTTTGAATTTGAATTTGTGA
- a CDS encoding VOC family protein, which translates to MKKVIPELHLNDCAQAIEYYKDVFGAEVKNVQMADNVPGFENSKGKVLHAELFLSGECIIYVADQFSNMNDGSNITLVIECDSEEEIKVIYNNLSEEGTVRFPLQKTFWGALHAVITDKFGVTWGLNFMLKP; encoded by the coding sequence ATGAAAAAAGTAATTCCTGAACTTCATCTCAATGATTGTGCACAAGCAATAGAATACTATAAAGATGTGTTTGGAGCAGAAGTAAAAAATGTTCAGATGGCTGATAACGTTCCAGGTTTTGAGAATTCCAAAGGTAAGGTACTCCATGCAGAACTTTTTTTATCTGGTGAATGCATAATATATGTAGCTGATCAGTTTAGCAACATGAATGATGGAAGTAATATTACACTTGTTATTGAATGTGATTCAGAAGAGGAGATTAAAGTGATCTATAATAATCTTTCAGAGGAAGGTACAGTAAGATTTCCTTTACAAAAGACATTTTGGGGAGCGCTGCACGCAGTTATAACCGATAAGTTTGGAGTAACGTGGGGACTTAACTTTATGCTAAAGCCATAA
- the hemL gene encoding glutamate-1-semialdehyde 2,1-aminomutase, which yields MRLDKSKEIFDKTKRYIPGGVNSPVRAFKNLSITPPVISKGKGSHIFDIDGNEYIDFVLSWGAMILGHCDPDVVNSIKEVVEDQIAFGAPTEIEYKMAKLVCETAQIDMVRFVNSGTEATMTAIRLAKGYTGKKKIVKFAGCYHGHHDIFLKEAGSAVAELRLKGIDEDIVKNTIVAEYNNLDSVEKAFKENKDEIAAVIIEPVAGNMGVVPAKKEFLQALREICNLYGSVLIFDEVITGFRLSLKGARALYNVEPDLITFGKIIGGGLPCGAVGGKKEIMQFLTPQGNVFQAGTMSGNPIVMNAGYATIKKLKENPHFYSNMEMLAGKLEKELTQVFSNSNLTFCINRVGSMLTIFFGVEKVENFEMAKMSDLDLFRSFTEYMIKKHSYVPSSQFEAMFLSVAHSENDVEKFVEIAEEFCSSKRK from the coding sequence ATGAGACTTGACAAAAGTAAAGAAATATTTGACAAGACCAAAAGATATATCCCTGGTGGTGTCAACAGTCCAGTTCGTGCATTTAAAAATTTGAGTATTACACCGCCTGTCATCTCAAAAGGGAAAGGTTCTCACATATTTGATATTGACGGCAATGAATACATTGATTTTGTTCTGTCTTGGGGAGCAATGATATTAGGACATTGTGACCCTGATGTTGTAAATAGCATAAAAGAAGTGGTGGAAGATCAAATAGCATTTGGAGCACCAACCGAAATAGAGTATAAGATGGCAAAGCTTGTGTGTGAAACAGCCCAAATTGATATGGTTCGATTTGTTAATTCAGGGACAGAAGCTACTATGACTGCTATAAGGCTTGCAAAAGGTTATACTGGGAAGAAAAAAATAGTGAAGTTTGCAGGCTGTTATCATGGGCATCATGATATATTTTTAAAAGAGGCAGGGTCAGCAGTAGCTGAGCTAAGATTAAAAGGAATTGATGAAGACATTGTGAAAAATACAATTGTTGCTGAATACAACAATTTGGATTCAGTAGAAAAAGCTTTTAAGGAAAACAAAGATGAGATAGCAGCTGTTATAATCGAGCCTGTGGCAGGGAATATGGGTGTTGTTCCTGCCAAAAAAGAGTTTTTACAAGCCCTAAGAGAAATTTGCAACCTTTATGGTAGTGTGCTGATTTTCGATGAGGTAATAACCGGCTTTAGGCTTTCATTAAAAGGTGCAAGAGCTTTATATAATGTTGAACCAGACCTTATAACTTTTGGGAAGATAATTGGCGGAGGGCTTCCTTGCGGCGCAGTTGGTGGCAAAAAAGAGATTATGCAATTCTTAACCCCACAAGGAAATGTCTTTCAGGCAGGTACTATGTCGGGCAATCCAATTGTGATGAATGCAGGGTATGCTACCATCAAGAAGCTTAAAGAAAATCCTCATTTTTATAGTAATATGGAGATGTTAGCAGGAAAACTCGAAAAAGAGTTGACACAAGTCTTTTCTAATTCCAATTTAACTTTTTGCATAAACAGGGTAGGTTCAATGCTAACAATCTTCTTTGGAGTTGAAAAGGTAGAAAATTTCGAGATGGCAAAGATGAGTGATTTAGACTTGTTCAGAAGTTTTACAGAATATATGATAAAAAAACATAGTTATGTTCCTTCCTCTCAATTTGAAGCGATGTTCTTATCTGTAGCACATAGCGAAAATGATGTAGAAAAATTCGTTGAAATTGCTGAGGAATTTTGCTCTTCAAAAAGGAAATGA
- a CDS encoding nitrite reductase: protein MVKKYINKGFIQQLDGSYAVIIHPVNGYLEPEQLETIWRLSKQYGGAKLTVTQAIMIFGIQPEDFDKIAEELEKVRLPLADIGPVVRNVKVCSCEHCKRVIRDVTPLAVQINQCLAGLATPKKFKIAVNGCPNSCVEAQLNDLGIIAVKDGYWIYVGGKGGRQPQLGTRLDVVIKEEYLIDTVKRIVNGYIKVAQNERLAEVINRMGLLPFLRTALAWNSEGIKTCIGARYCKNGVGDVHAIAERIVSSGNLQGNITISGCGNACAMDKEADYNVVILKDRLWVYNKNGEMVAINEDQLPEYLRKNGILK from the coding sequence ATGGTTAAAAAGTACATCAATAAAGGGTTTATACAGCAGTTAGATGGTAGTTACGCTGTTATAATTCATCCTGTAAATGGGTATCTTGAACCAGAACAGCTGGAGACTATCTGGAGGCTGAGCAAACAATACGGTGGTGCAAAGCTCACAGTTACTCAGGCTATAATGATTTTCGGAATACAGCCAGAGGATTTTGACAAAATTGCTGAAGAGTTAGAGAAGGTTCGCCTGCCTTTGGCTGATATTGGGCCAGTAGTACGAAATGTTAAAGTATGTTCTTGTGAACATTGCAAACGTGTAATTCGCGACGTTACACCACTGGCGGTGCAAATCAATCAGTGCCTTGCAGGGCTTGCAACGCCCAAAAAATTTAAGATTGCTGTAAATGGTTGTCCTAATTCGTGCGTTGAGGCGCAACTAAATGATTTAGGAATTATTGCAGTCAAAGATGGCTATTGGATTTACGTTGGAGGCAAAGGAGGCCGTCAGCCACAATTAGGTACGCGGTTAGATGTAGTTATAAAAGAAGAATATCTAATCGACACTGTTAAAAGAATTGTTAATGGCTATATTAAAGTTGCACAAAACGAACGATTGGCTGAAGTTATTAACCGCATGGGGCTTTTGCCATTCCTCAGAACTGCATTGGCATGGAATAGTGAAGGAATCAAGACATGCATAGGCGCACGTTATTGCAAAAATGGCGTTGGTGATGTCCATGCTATAGCTGAGCGCATAGTATCCTCTGGCAATTTACAAGGAAATATAACTATCAGTGGTTGTGGTAATGCATGTGCTATGGATAAGGAAGCAGATTACAATGTTGTCATTTTGAAAGACAGACTATGGGTATATAATAAAAATGGCGAGATGGTCGCTATTAATGAGGACCAGTTACCAGAGTATCTTAGAAAAAATGGTATTTTAAAGTAG
- the cobA gene encoding uroporphyrinogen-III C-methyltransferase, producing MKVGKVYIIGAGPYMEDLITVKAQKVIKTADVIIYDRLINKNLLRLAKDDAIYIYCGKEPKKHTLSQDRIINLMIDYAKNGFNVVRLKGGDPYIFGRGAEEAEKLFENNIPFEVIPGISSFYSALTFAGIPITYRKLSREFHVFTGHTCNDEDLNWDVISKLDGTLVFLMSAENVESISQKLILHGKEPKIHAAAIINATTARQRVLSSYLEDFANGKFKDQIASPMVFVIGEVVKFRSKLSFYESLPLFGKRICITRPKSVSGNIKYLLLRLGADVVDGCCSRLVLHKEEIDKIISSLPEYDILVFTSVNGVDSFFDYLIEKNIDVRNIKGEFAAIGKKTAHSLQKRGFEVKYIPDEHSSDGLIRTFKSEIEKNKKILTVQSKNAGDYLKNALTSLGFRVDTIFPYSMEFFKNPNDAVYDSDIYVFTSSGMFKHFVECYGTDMLLNKVVISIGEHTHKTLESFGIKSIISSEATDEGIVNKILEVVKNGV from the coding sequence TTGAAAGTAGGAAAGGTATATATTATTGGTGCTGGTCCATACATGGAGGACTTGATAACAGTAAAAGCACAGAAAGTTATAAAAACTGCTGATGTAATTATTTATGACAGATTAATAAATAAAAACTTACTGAGGCTTGCGAAAGATGATGCAATTTATATCTACTGTGGCAAAGAGCCAAAAAAACATACACTTTCTCAGGACAGAATTATAAACTTGATGATAGACTATGCAAAAAATGGTTTTAATGTTGTTCGGCTAAAAGGTGGTGACCCATATATATTTGGAAGGGGAGCAGAAGAGGCAGAAAAACTATTTGAAAATAATATACCTTTTGAGGTTATTCCTGGTATTAGTTCCTTTTACTCTGCTCTCACCTTTGCAGGCATTCCTATCACATATAGAAAGCTTTCACGAGAATTTCATGTATTTACGGGCCATACGTGCAATGATGAGGATCTGAATTGGGATGTAATTTCTAAACTTGATGGAACTTTAGTGTTTCTCATGTCAGCAGAAAATGTTGAAAGTATCTCACAAAAACTGATTTTACATGGCAAGGAACCTAAAATACACGCTGCAGCAATAATCAATGCAACAACTGCTCGGCAAAGGGTATTAAGTAGCTATTTAGAGGATTTTGCAAATGGAAAATTTAAAGATCAGATTGCATCGCCAATGGTATTTGTGATAGGTGAGGTTGTAAAGTTTAGAAGTAAACTTTCGTTTTATGAAAGTTTGCCTTTATTTGGAAAGAGAATTTGCATCACACGTCCAAAGAGTGTTTCTGGTAATATAAAATATTTGCTTCTTCGCCTTGGTGCAGACGTTGTTGATGGTTGCTGCTCAAGACTTGTTCTACACAAAGAGGAGATTGATAAAATTATAAGCTCTTTGCCTGAGTATGATATATTAGTGTTTACAAGTGTAAATGGTGTAGATAGTTTTTTTGACTACCTGATTGAGAAAAATATAGATGTAAGAAATATAAAAGGCGAATTTGCAGCGATAGGTAAAAAAACTGCACATTCACTTCAAAAAAGAGGTTTTGAGGTAAAATACATTCCCGATGAGCACTCATCAGACGGACTTATAAGAACCTTCAAAAGCGAGATTGAAAAGAACAAAAAGATACTAACAGTTCAGTCAAAAAATGCAGGAGACTATCTTAAAAATGCCCTTACAAGTTTGGGCTTTAGGGTTGATACAATCTTTCCATATTCAATGGAGTTTTTTAAAAACCCAAATGATGCAGTTTATGATTCGGATATATATGTATTCACAAGTTCAGGAATGTTTAAACACTTTGTAGAGTGCTACGGGACTGATATGCTTCTAAATAAAGTAGTTATTTCCATAGGTGAACATACACACAAGACGTTGGAAAGTTTCGGTATTAAAAGTATCATCAGTAGTGAGGCAACTGATGAGGGAATAGTAAATAAGATTTTGGAGGTTGTTAAAAATGGAGTTTAA
- the hemB gene encoding porphobilinogen synthase, producing the protein MEFKRLRRLRQTKALRDLFCETRLNSKEFIYPLFIDDGKNVYETLEGLNGIIKVSVDRLQEVLIEVKKADIGGVILFGVISQKDEMGSYATRDDGAVQLAIKRIKEYSDDILVFADVCLCEYTSHGHCGILKGDKIDNDKTIEVLSEIALSYAKAGADVICPSDMMDGRVAAIREKLDSHGFVYTPIIPYSAKFASSLYAPFREVANSRPAFGDRKSYQMPYQNKREALREIEADISEGADAVIIKPALTSLDIIFAAKEKFNVPIIAYNVSGEYAMVKSAGKLGFLNEKEIMIEILTAIKRAGADAIITYHALEAAKILNGKEPQR; encoded by the coding sequence ATGGAGTTTAAAAGATTAAGAAGGTTAAGACAGACAAAGGCTTTGAGAGATCTTTTTTGTGAAACCAGACTTAATAGCAAAGAGTTTATATACCCCTTGTTCATTGATGATGGCAAAAATGTATATGAAACATTAGAAGGGCTAAATGGTATAATAAAGGTCTCTGTTGACAGGCTCCAAGAGGTCTTGATTGAGGTCAAAAAAGCTGACATTGGCGGTGTAATTTTATTTGGTGTGATCTCACAAAAAGATGAAATGGGAAGTTATGCTACAAGAGATGATGGAGCAGTCCAGCTGGCAATAAAGAGAATAAAAGAGTACTCTGATGACATATTAGTATTTGCCGATGTGTGCCTTTGTGAATATACATCTCATGGACACTGTGGTATTTTGAAGGGTGACAAAATAGACAATGATAAGACAATAGAGGTTTTAAGCGAGATAGCACTGTCTTATGCAAAAGCAGGGGCAGATGTAATTTGCCCATCTGATATGATGGATGGAAGGGTTGCTGCTATCCGTGAGAAGCTTGACAGTCACGGATTTGTTTATACCCCCATCATACCATACAGTGCAAAGTTTGCATCCTCACTTTATGCACCATTTAGAGAGGTAGCAAACTCGAGGCCTGCTTTTGGCGACAGAAAAAGTTATCAAATGCCATATCAGAACAAAAGAGAAGCTTTGCGTGAGATAGAAGCTGACATTTCAGAAGGCGCTGATGCAGTAATTATAAAACCAGCCTTGACCTCTCTTGATATAATCTTTGCTGCAAAAGAAAAATTCAATGTTCCTATTATAGCTTATAATGTTAGCGGCGAGTATGCCATGGTAAAAAGTGCTGGCAAGCTTGGTTTTTTGAATGAAAAAGAGATTATGATTGAAATATTGACTGCAATAAAGAGGGCAGGAGCGGATGCGATTATAACATACCATGCTTTAGAGGCTGCAAAGATATTAAATGGAAAGGAGCCTCAGAGATGA
- a CDS encoding NAD(P)-dependent oxidoreductase — protein MFKPDKEDILEIDAGFENLMHIGLVANNIKVGVIGAGKASLIKTKTFLKAGCEVEVLSPRFDKGFRRLRCECLKLKKEKFHKSFLKDKHIVVIGVSNKKLEKRIIWHCKRLNKLYLVCSDYKLGNLRLGAQERTDEFVFSLSIKRGNPKLSKYLTQKTLNFLQSFTIFCNWATNLREKLKHHPQKDQILEFVCSDDFYYFFKKGYANKVIKLFYEDV, from the coding sequence TTGTTCAAACCTGATAAAGAGGATATTCTTGAAATAGATGCAGGCTTTGAAAATCTTATGCATATTGGACTTGTAGCAAATAACATTAAGGTGGGGGTTATAGGAGCAGGGAAAGCTTCTTTGATAAAAACCAAAACCTTTCTAAAAGCTGGCTGCGAGGTTGAAGTTTTGTCACCAAGGTTTGATAAAGGCTTTAGAAGGTTGAGATGTGAATGTCTTAAGCTTAAAAAAGAAAAGTTTCACAAAAGTTTTTTAAAGGATAAGCACATAGTTGTAATTGGAGTATCAAACAAAAAACTTGAAAAAAGAATTATTTGGCACTGCAAAAGGCTGAATAAGCTATATTTGGTGTGTTCAGATTATAAGCTTGGAAACTTAAGACTTGGTGCCCAAGAAAGAACCGATGAATTTGTTTTTAGCTTATCAATAAAAAGGGGAAATCCAAAGCTATCAAAATATCTTACTCAGAAAACTCTCAATTTTCTTCAGAGTTTTACCATATTCTGCAATTGGGCAACCAATTTGAGAGAGAAATTAAAGCATCATCCACAAAAAGACCAAATATTGGAATTTGTCTGTTCGGATGACTTTTATTATTTTTTCAAAAAAGGATATGCAAATAAGGTTATAAAGTTATTTTATGAAGATGTTTAA
- a CDS encoding TatD family hydrolase, with the protein MKEIVDSHVHVSLLPFEGWENMALAGVKKVIGCSLFFGAKHAETLFDHFHQMLTLSMSIADKNGIKLYVTIGIHPMGIPDDWTRVIDALPDYLKMSGIVGLGEIGLHEGNKREQEVLYEQLKIAKEYGAAVILHTPPENRIEITNKTIEIAAKVGIEPRKVIIDHANLDIIDLIEEFGAVPGLTIRQDGLTPQVLLNHLERFKRGVLNSDYSNLRPNDPVSVPKTVRYLELNQAHPELIDRISRYNAEEVFGI; encoded by the coding sequence ATGAAAGAGATTGTAGATTCTCATGTACATGTTTCATTGCTTCCCTTCGAAGGGTGGGAAAATATGGCCCTGGCAGGAGTAAAGAAAGTTATTGGCTGCTCTTTATTTTTTGGGGCAAAACATGCCGAAACGCTCTTTGATCATTTTCATCAGATGTTAACTCTTTCTATGAGTATTGCTGATAAAAATGGGATTAAACTTTACGTTACCATTGGAATTCATCCCATGGGAATACCGGATGATTGGACCAGAGTGATCGACGCTCTTCCAGACTACCTTAAAATGAGTGGTATTGTTGGGCTTGGTGAGATTGGGCTTCATGAGGGAAACAAGCGGGAGCAAGAAGTCCTCTATGAACAATTGAAAATTGCCAAGGAATATGGAGCTGCAGTAATTCTTCATACTCCGCCAGAAAACAGGATTGAAATTACCAATAAAACAATTGAGATTGCTGCTAAGGTAGGAATTGAACCTCGAAAAGTGATAATAGACCATGCTAATTTAGATATTATTGACCTAATTGAAGAATTTGGTGCTGTACCCGGTCTTACAATTCGCCAGGATGGTCTTACTCCTCAAGTGTTGCTGAATCATCTGGAACGTTTCAAACGAGGAGTACTTAATAGCGACTACAGTAATCTCAGACCCAATGACCCAGTGAGTGTGCCCAAGACAGTGAGGTACTTAGAATTGAACCAAGCACATCCAGAACTCATAGATCGGATTTCACGATACAATGCTGAAGAAGTTTTTGGCATTTAA
- the hemC gene encoding hydroxymethylbilane synthase, protein MEKLRIGARDSKLSRIQVDIVARKIKQTLGIECEFVPIKTKGDIDKTKSLKDFKSPGVFVKEIELALLSREIDLAVHSLKDLPCEMDSNFEIVAVVEREDPRDVLVSKDGVGFYQLKPNAKIGTSSLRREVHLKSLREDIQIVNIRGNIETRLSKIESEGLDGVIVAYAALKRLNLDSHVSYIFDVNEITPCPGQGAICIECLKDSPYKNILSKINDTDAYIQTKFERLVLKFLGGGCHSSIGVFCKTDQDKIYAFASILRGGKLVKTSIEGNKDDLLPLANKLSNMLKS, encoded by the coding sequence GTGGAAAAACTGAGAATTGGTGCAAGGGACAGCAAACTTAGCAGAATTCAAGTTGATATTGTAGCAAGAAAAATCAAGCAAACCTTAGGTATTGAATGTGAATTTGTTCCTATAAAGACAAAAGGAGATATAGATAAAACAAAAAGCCTAAAAGATTTTAAAAGCCCCGGTGTATTTGTAAAGGAGATTGAACTTGCACTTTTATCAAGAGAAATAGATTTAGCTGTGCACAGTCTAAAAGACCTGCCTTGTGAAATGGATAGTAATTTTGAGATTGTAGCAGTTGTTGAAAGAGAGGACCCCAGAGATGTGCTTGTATCAAAAGATGGTGTGGGATTCTACCAGCTAAAACCAAACGCAAAAATTGGAACAAGTAGTTTAAGAAGAGAGGTACATTTAAAGAGTTTAAGAGAAGATATACAAATTGTTAACATAAGAGGTAATATAGAAACGCGACTTTCAAAGATTGAGTCAGAAGGGCTTGATGGAGTTATAGTTGCCTATGCTGCACTAAAACGGTTAAACTTAGATTCTCATGTAAGTTATATTTTTGATGTAAATGAGATTACACCTTGCCCCGGTCAGGGGGCGATATGCATTGAGTGCCTTAAGGATAGTCCCTATAAAAATATCTTAAGTAAAATAAACGATACTGATGCATATATCCAAACCAAATTTGAAAGACTTGTTTTAAAGTTTTTGGGAGGAGGTTGTCATTCGTCAATTGGTGTTTTTTGCAAAACGGACCAGGATAAAATTTATGCATTTGCTTCCATCTTAAGAGGTGGTAAATTAGTAAAAACAAGTATTGAGGGTAACAAAGATGATCTTTTACCTCTTGCAAATAAGCTAAGTAATATGCTCAAAAGTTAG
- the hemA gene encoding glutamyl-tRNA reductase — translation MLWVIGINHKVEVDIRQKFSLTKTKLQEKLISLKKIADEVIILSTCNRTEIYFFSEEYVDIEKIFTELGWDKRYMHLFYIYKDKDCVKHLFEVVCGFDSLLIGEEQIVAQVKEAKEIAKQVGGKNPVLERLFEVALKCSKEFRTKSRLNEHPITIASVVGKVLKESNIRKIAIIGLGNIGFLFCNYFKNSDVDKVFLIGRKNEKMDQFVKLYPEKFEYCDKKDAISEAQCLICSTSAPHAVVHKEDVPEGKNLLIFDLAVPRDVDIEVYKLPNVKVIDIDEVHKMDTINREFRISKMQENYNIIEKYVDEFVDWLEFRKYKGLIMDMKKHAEELGRMQVRHLKNVDSEEIRKIEGLLIRMANLYIDRAIEVLREAHKEGSGEICSNLIKRIFLK, via the coding sequence GTGCTATGGGTCATTGGAATCAATCACAAAGTAGAAGTTGATATCAGACAAAAATTTTCTTTGACGAAGACCAAGCTACAAGAAAAGTTAATTAGCTTAAAAAAAATAGCAGATGAAGTTATAATTCTCAGTACTTGCAACAGAACAGAAATCTACTTCTTTTCAGAAGAGTATGTGGACATAGAAAAAATATTCACTGAACTTGGCTGGGATAAGAGATATATGCATTTATTTTATATTTACAAAGACAAAGATTGTGTAAAACACCTATTTGAGGTTGTATGTGGCTTTGATTCGCTTTTAATTGGTGAAGAACAAATTGTTGCTCAGGTAAAAGAAGCAAAAGAAATTGCAAAGCAAGTGGGCGGTAAAAATCCAGTCCTTGAAAGGCTTTTTGAGGTAGCCTTAAAATGTTCAAAGGAATTTCGAACAAAGTCAAGGTTAAACGAGCATCCCATCACCATCGCATCAGTTGTTGGAAAGGTGTTGAAAGAATCAAATATCAGAAAAATTGCTATAATTGGACTTGGAAATATTGGATTTTTATTTTGCAACTACTTTAAAAATTCAGATGTGGACAAAGTGTTTTTGATTGGGCGTAAAAATGAGAAAATGGATCAATTTGTCAAGCTATATCCTGAAAAGTTTGAGTATTGCGATAAAAAGGATGCAATCTCAGAAGCGCAGTGCCTAATATGCTCAACATCTGCACCACATGCAGTTGTCCACAAAGAGGATGTACCAGAGGGAAAAAATTTACTCATATTTGATCTTGCTGTACCAAGAGATGTTGATATTGAGGTATATAAACTTCCAAATGTTAAAGTGATTGATATAGATGAAGTTCATAAGATGGATACCATTAACAGAGAATTTAGGATTTCCAAGATGCAAGAAAATTACAATATAATTGAAAAATATGTTGATGAATTTGTTGATTGGCTTGAGTTTAGGAAATATAAAGGCTTAATTATGGATATGAAGAAGCACGCAGAGGAATTGGGCAGAATGCAGGTAAGACATTTAAAGAATGTTGATAGTGAAGAAATAAGAAAAATTGAAGGTCTCTTGATAAGGATGGCAAATTTGTATATTGACAGGGCAATTGAAGTTTTAAGAGAGGCACACAAAGAAGGAAGTGGTGAAATTTGTTCAAACCTGATAAAGAGGATATTCTTGAAATAG
- a CDS encoding DUF2250 domain-containing protein, with product MPVRHGQDELLDLTILAYLKKLGPEYAKLLAIRLGLSLEESRKRLQSLEERGLIKRVERRIVKYYHRRRKSVKHRNHTYYELTREGELFLREAKKKIDINLDIEYPKR from the coding sequence ATGCCGGTCAGGCATGGCCAAGATGAACTCCTTGATTTAACAATCCTTGCTTACCTCAAAAAGCTTGGACCAGAATACGCAAAACTTTTGGCGATACGTTTAGGTTTGTCATTGGAAGAAAGCAGGAAACGACTTCAAAGTCTTGAGGAACGAGGACTCATCAAGCGAGTGGAAAGGAGAATAGTTAAATATTATCATCGTCGGCGAAAAAGTGTTAAGCATCGAAATCACACATATTATGAGCTTACAAGGGAAGGTGAGCTTTTTTTGAGAGAGGCTAAGAAAAAAATTGATATTAATTTAGACATTGAGTATCCGAAGAGGTGA